In a genomic window of Sus scrofa isolate TJ Tabasco breed Duroc chromosome 4, Sscrofa11.1, whole genome shotgun sequence:
- the LOC100625390 gene encoding olfactory receptor 10R2-like, with protein sequence MANSSCVTEFFLLGFSSLGDLQLVLFVIFLCLYLIILSGNITIISVIRLDHSLHTPMYFFLCVLSTSETFYTIVILPKMLINLLSVLRTLSFVSCASQMYFFLGFAVTNSLLLGVMGYDRYAAICQPLHYPILMSWRVCRQLAATCIVTGFLISLLGTSLVFSLPFCGSNRVNHYFCDISPVIRLACAETYINELVIFIGGVLVLVVPLICICISYGFIASAILKISSAEGKRKAFSTCASHLIVVIVHYGCASFVYLRPSAKYTSGKDRLVTVTYTVITPLLNPMVYSLRNKDVQLAIRKMLGKTGFSVKTS encoded by the coding sequence ATGGCCAATTCCTCCTGTGTTACTGAGTTCTTCCTGTTGGGATTCTCCAGCCTTGGGGACCTGCAGCTGGTCCTCTTTgtcatctttctctgcctctatttGATCATCCTGAGTGGAAACATCACCATCATCTCAGTCATCCGCTTGGATCACagcctccacacacccatgtacttctttctgtGTGTCCTTTCTACCTCTGAGACCTTCTACACAATTGTTATCCTGCCCAAGATGCTTATCAATCTGCTCTCTGTACTCAGGACCCTCTCCTTTGTGAGCTGTGCTTCCCAGATGTACTTCTTCCTTGGTTTTGCTGTCACCAATTCCCTGCTTCTGGGAGTGATGGGTTATGATCGCTATGCTGCCATCTGCCAACCTTTGCACTACCCCATTCTCATGAGCTGGAGGGTATGTAGACAACTAGCAGCAACATGTATTGTTACTGGTTTCTTAATATCTCTATTGGGAACATCTTTGGTCTTTAGCCTCCCTTTCTGTGGTTCCAATAGGGTCAACCATTACTTTTGTGATATTTCACCAGTCATCCGCCTTGCCTGTGCTGAAACCTACATTAATGAACTGGTCATCTTCATCGGTGGGGTCTTGGTGCTCGTCGTGCCCTTGATCTGCATCTGCATCTCTTATGGATTTATTGCCTCTGCTATCCTGAAGATATCATCAGCTGAAGGCAAGCGAAAAGCATTCTCTACCTGTGCCTCTCATCTTATTGTGGTCATCGTCCATTATGGCTGTGCTTCCTTTGTTTACTTGCGACCCTCAGCCAAATATACATCAGGCAAAGACAGGCTGGTGACAGTGACTTATACTGTCATCACCCCCCTGTTAAACCCTATGGTGTACAGCCTCAGGAACAAAGATGTGCAGCTGGCTATTCGGAAAATGCTTGGGAAGACTGGATTTTCTGTTAAGACttcataa
- the LOC100519710 gene encoding olfactory receptor 10K1, whose product MEWVNETTVREFVFLGFSSLAGLQQLLFFIFLLVYLFTLGTNAIIISTIVLDRALHTPMYFFLGVLSCFETCYTFVIVPKMLVDLLAQKKTISFLGCAIQMFTFLFLGCSHSFLLAAMGYDRYVAICNPLRYTVLMGYGVCVGLVAAACAGGFTVSLVTTSLIFHLPFHSSNHLHHFFCDISPVLKLASHHSHLSQLVIFMLGVFALVIPLLLILVSYIHIISAILKIPSSVGRYKAFSTCASHLIVVTVHYGCASFIYLRPKSNYASSQDTLISVSYTILTPLFNPMIYSLRNKEFKSALQRAIVQTLYPVN is encoded by the coding sequence ATGGAGTGGGTCAATGAGACCACAGTGAGAGAGTTTGTCTTCCTTGGCTTCTCCTCTCTGGCTGGGCTGCAGCAGCTgctcttctttattttcctgcTCGTCTACCTGTTCACTCTGGGCACTAATGCCATCATCATTTCCACCATTGTGCTGGACAGAGCCCTTCatacccccatgtacttcttcctcggTGTCCTCTCCTGTTTTGAGACTTGCTACACCTTTGTCATTGTACCCAAGATGCTGGTAGACCTGCTGGCCCAGAAGAAGACCATCTCCTTCCTGGGCTGTGCCATCCAGATGTTTACCTTCCTCTTCCTAGGCTGTTCTCACTCCTTCCTGCTGGCAGCCATGGGCTATgatcgctacgtggccatctgtaACCCTCTGCGCTACACAGTGCTCATGGgttatggtgtgtgtgtgggacTAGTGGCTGCTGCCTGTGCAGGAGGCTTCACTGTCTCACTGGTCACTACCTCCCTGATATTTCATCTGCCTTTCCATTCCTCCAACCATCTccatcacttcttctgtgacatctCTCCTGTCCTTAAGTTGGCTTCCCATCACTCTCACCTTAGTCAATTGGTCATATTCATGCTTGGTGTATTTGCATTGGTTATTCCACTGTTACTTATCCTGGTCTCCTATATCCACATCATCTCTGCCATTCTAAAAATCCCATCCTCTGTTGGAAGATACAAGGCCTTCTCTACCTGTGCCTCCCATCTCATTGTGGTAACTGTTCACTATGGTTGTGCCTCTTTCATTTACCTAAGACCCAAATCCAATTACGCCTCAAGTCAAGACACCTTAATATCTGTATCTTACACCATCCTCACTCCACTGTTCAATCCAATGATTTACAGTCTGAGAAATAAGGAGTTTAAATCAGCCCTTCAAAGAGCAATAGTCCAGACTTTGTATCCTGTTAATTAA
- the LOC100626402 gene encoding LOW QUALITY PROTEIN: olfactory receptor 10T2-like (The sequence of the model RefSeq protein was modified relative to this genomic sequence to represent the inferred CDS: deleted 2 bases in 1 codon): protein MLSISPTLSFSGYATQQYYFVGLACTNHFLVVGMGNDHYICHATLLPTHSLSAEPPAWGWFFTSTLCGFLISVVVNVLVFSVPFCASNRINHFFCDISPVIKLGCTDTNQKEMVIFFLSILVLLVPFVLIFISYVFIVSTILKISSVEGQHKAFATCASHLTVVIVHYGCASFIYLRPTSLYSSDKDRLVAVTYTVITPLLNPLVYTLRNKAGKTSLRKVLSRYLFAKTLRMS from the exons ATGCTTTCTATAAGTCCAACTCTGTCTTTCTCTGGATATGCTACCCAGCAGTATTACTTTGTGGGTTTGGCTTGTACCAACCATTTTCTAGTTGTTGGGATGGGCAATGATCACTACATTTGCCAT GCAACTCTCTTACCTACACACTCATTGTCAGCTGAGCCACCTGCATGGGGTTGGTTTTTCACCTCAACCCTCTGTGGTTTCCTGATCTCTGTGGTTGTCAACGTCCTGGTGTTTAGTGTGCCCTTCTGTGCCTCCAATCGGATCaaccactttttctgtgacatTTCCCCTGTCATAAAACTGGGCTGCACAGACACCAACCAGAAGGAGATGGTTATCTTCTTCCTCAGCATCCTGGTACTGCTGGTTCCCTTTGTGCTGATCTTCATCTCCTACGTCTTCATTGTTTCCACCATCCTCAAGATCTCCTCAGTGGAGGGACAGCATAAGGCCTTTGccacctgtgcctcccacctGACAGTGGTCATCGTCCACTATGGCTGTGCTTCCTTCATCTACTTGAGGCCCACATCCCTGTACTCCTCAGACAAGGATCGGCTTGTGGCAGTGACCTATACGGTGATCACGCCACTACTCAACCCTCTTGTCTACACACTgagaaataaagcagggaagaCTTCCCTGAGAAAGGTTCTCAGTAGATACTTATTTGCCAAAACTTTGCGCATGAGTTGA